In one Oryza glaberrima chromosome 2, OglaRS2, whole genome shotgun sequence genomic region, the following are encoded:
- the LOC127764565 gene encoding uncharacterized protein LOC127764565 produces the protein MGMDYYNILKVNRNATLEDLKKSYRRLARTWHPDKNPTGGAEAEAKFKQITEAYEVLSDPKKRAVYDRYGEEGLKGMPPPGSQSRTSAAAGSSGPSNFQYNPSDPDDFFAEFMASNKPYSFDQERKRFQPRSQWTAGNTRGEASSASHKESSTSTSQLEKPPAIEKTLLCTLEELYNGTKRKMKITRNVANTDGKVEIETEVLPVEVLPGWKKGTKITFPNKGDRLSGQLPQDLTFVIDLKPHDVYLLEGNNLVATQVIPLVDALAGTTIHLKTLDGRNLPIRVEEVVRPGHEIVLANEGWPIRKEPGKKGNLKIKFDVTFPTRLSSSQRAAIRQIMGG, from the exons ATGGGAATGGACTACTACAATATCCTCAAGGTGAACCGCAATGCGACATTAGAGGACCTCAAGAAGTCATACCGGCGGCTCGCGAGGACGTGGCACCCCGACAAGAATCCAACTGGCGGCGCGGAGGCTGAGGCCAAGTTCAAGCAGATAACTGAGGCCTATGAG GTACTAAGTGATCCAAAAAAACGTGCAGTCTATGACCGATATGGTGAAGAAGGCTTAAAGGGAATGCCTCCACCTGGTTCACAGAGCCGGACTTCCGCAGCTGCTGGCTCAAGTGGTCCTAGTAATTTCCAGTACAATCCGAGCGACCCTGATGATTTCTTTGCTGAGTTCATGGCAAGCAACAAACCTTACTCCTTCGACCAAGAACGAAAGCGGTTCCAACCACGATCACAGTGGACAGCAGGGAACACTAGAGGTGAAGCATCTTCTGCTTCACATAAGGAAAGCAGTACCAGTACAAGTCAACTAGAAAAACCACCAGCTATTGAGAAAACTTTACTGTGCACTCTTGAGGAACTGTATAATGGAACAAAAAGGAAGATGAAGATCACTAGGAATGTTGCAAATACTGATGG AAAGGTAGAAATCGAGACAGAGGTCTTACCTGTTGAAGTGTTGCCCGGCTGGAAAAAGGGAACAAAGATAACATTTCCCAACAAAGGCGATAGGCTATCTGGTCAGTTGCCACAAGACCTGACCTTCGTCATCGATCTGAAGCCCCACGATGTGTACCTCCTGGAAGGGAACAATCTTGTAGCAACCCAGGTGATCCCTCTCGTGGATGCTCTTGCTGGGACAACCATACATCTGAAGACCCTTGACGGCAGGAATCTTCCCATCAGGGTGGAGGAAGTCGTGCGTCCTGGGCATGAGATTGTGCTCGCGAACGAAGGGTGGCCGATCAGGAAGGAACCGGGGAAGAAGGGGAACCTGAAGATCAAGTTTGATGTGACCTTCCCGACGAGGCTGTCATCTTCACAGCGTGCAGCCATCAGGCAGATCATGGGTGGTTAG
- the LOC127762908 gene encoding uncharacterized protein LOC127762908: MGQALRRLFDAFFSTREMRVVMLGLDAAGKTTILYRLHMGEVLSTVPTVGFNVEKVQYKNVVFTVWDVGGQEKLRPLWKMYLSNSDALIYVVDSLDRERIIDARQEFQTIIKDPLMANSIILVFANKQDLRGAMSPDEVSEGLGLHDLRNRIWHIQGTCALRGEGLYDGLDWLASTLKQLQETGHATSVAGPSI; encoded by the exons atggggcAAGCTCTGCGGCGGCTCTTCGACGCCTTCTTCTCCACCAGGGAGATGCGG GTTGTGATGCTTGGTTTGGATGCAGCTGGCAAGACAACAATTTTGTATAGGCTGCACATGGGAGAAGTTCTTTCAACGGTTCCTACAGTAG GTTTTAACGTAGAGAAGGTTCAGTACAAGAATGTGGTATTTACTGTGTGGGATGTTGGCGGACAAGAAAAGCTCAGGCCATTATGGAAGATGTACCTCAGCAATTCTGATGCACTG ATCTACGTTGTTGATTCATTGGACAGAGAAAGGATTATAGACGCCAGACAAGAATTTCAG ACCATCATCAAGGACCCACTGATGGCAAACAGCATAATCTTAGTATTTGCAAACAAACAGGACCTG AGAGGTGCGATGAGCCCAGATGAGGTGAGCGAGGGGCTAGGCCTGCACGACCTCAGGAACAGGATATGGCATATACAAGGGACATGCGCTCTCCGTGGTGAGGGACTTTACGATGGACTTGATTGGCTCGCATCCACCCTGAAGCAATTGCAAGAGACAGGCCATGCAACTTCAGTCGCCGGCCCTTCCATCTGA
- the LOC127762907 gene encoding E3 ubiquitin-protein ligase SINAT2-like, which produces MAPGSSIVTDIPESDCVSDGLSEALTGIRLDGDSTCKPWSTSLVTVELSSLTGLNDLLECPVCTNSMRPPILQCPNGHTICSNCKHRVENHCPTCRQELGNIRCLALEKVAESLQLPCKYQSLGCAEIHPYQNKLKHEELCRFRPYSCPYAGSECLIAGDVPMLVSHLINDHKVDLHEGCTFNHRYVKSNPYEVENATWMLTVFKCFGQHFCLHFEAFLLGMAPVYMAFLRFMGEDSEARNFCYSLEVGGNGRKLTWQGIPRSIRDSHKKVRDSFDGLIIHRNMALFFSGGNRQELKLRVTGRIWKEQ; this is translated from the exons ATGGCCCCAGGAAGCAGCATTGTGACCGATATCCCTGAGTCGGATTGTGTATCTGATGGGCTCTCTGAGGCACTCACTGGCATTAGGCTTGATGGAGATTCTACATGCAAGCCCTGGTCTACATCACTTGTCACAGTTGAGCTATCATCGCTGACGGGCTTGAATGATTTGCTCGAGTGTCCAGTCTGCACAAACTCAATGCGCCCACCTATACTGCAG TGCCCAAATGGTCACACAATATGCTCTAACTGCAAGCATAGGGTGGAGAATCATTGCCCTACTTGTCGCCAAGAACTGGGTAATATCAGATGTTTGGCTCTTGAGAAGGTGGCTGAGTCACTTCAGCTTCCATGCAAATATCAAAGCCTAGGCTGTGCTGAGATTCATCCTTACCAAAACAAACTTAAGCATGAGGAGCTCTGCAGGTTCAGGCCATACAGTTGTCCATATGCAGGTTCAGAATGCCTGATTGCTGGCGATGTTCCGATGCTTGTCTCTCATCTCATAAACGACCATAAGGTGGACTTGCATGAAGGCTGCACCTTTAACCACCGTTATGTGAAGTCCAACCCTTATGAAGTGGAAAACGCTACATGGATGCTAACG GTTTTCAAGTGTTTTGGACAGCACTTCTGCCTGCATTTTGAGGCATTCCTGCTGGGGATGGCACCAGTGTACATGGCGTTCCTGAGGTTCATGGGCGAGGACAGCGAGGCCCGGAACTTCTGCTACAGCCTGGAGGTGGGCGGGAACGGGCGGAAGCTGACATGGCAGGGCATCCCCCGGAGCATCAGGGACAGCCACAAGAAGGTCCGGGACAGCTTCGACGGCCTCATCATCCACCGGAACATggccctcttcttctccggcggcaACAGGCAGGAGCTCAAGCTGCGGGTTACCGGCCGCATCTGGAAGGAGCAATGA